One window from the genome of Labeo rohita strain BAU-BD-2019 chromosome 10, IGBB_LRoh.1.0, whole genome shotgun sequence encodes:
- the cct8 gene encoding T-complex protein 1 subunit theta isoform X2, with amino-acid sequence MALHVPKAPGFAQMLKDGAKHYSGLEEAVFRNIQACKELAQTTRTAYGPNGMNKMVINHLEKLFVTNDAATILRELEVQHPAAKMIVMASHMQEQEVGDGTNFVLVFAGALLDLAEELLRMGLSVSEVIEGYEMACKKALEILPDCVCSSAKNLHDLDEATAMIRSAVMSKQYGNEDFLANLIAQACVSIFPESGNFNVDNVRVCKILGCGLNSSTMLHGMVFKKETEGDITSVKDAKIAVFSCPFDCMVTETKGTVLIKNAEELMNFSKGEEDLMEAQVKSIADSGANVVVTGGKVADMALHYANKYKLMVVRLNSKWDLRRLCKTVGATALPRLTPPTPEEMGHCDSVYLSEVGDTQVVVFKHDKEDGAISTLVIRGSTDNLMDDIERAIDDGVNTFKVLVRDARLCPGAGATEIELAKHITSYGETCPGLEQYSIKKFAEAFEALPRALAENSGVRGNELISKLYAAHHEGNKNCGFDIEGEGPAVKDMMEAGILEPYLVKHWGIKLATNAAITVLRVDQIIMAKPAGGPKAPQGKKDWDEDE; translated from the exons ATGGCTCTTCACGTCCCCAAAGCCCCGGGCTTTGCTCAGATGTTAAAGGATGGTGCGAAG CACTATTCGGGTCTTGAGGAGGCTGTTTTCAGGAACATCCAGGCATGCAAGGAACTGGCACAGACCACAAGAACAGCATATGGACCCAATG GTATGAACAAAATGGTCATCAACCACTTGGAGAAACTCTTTGTCACAAATGATGCTGCCACCATTCTCAGAGAGCTGGAG GTTCAGCACCCAGCAGCCAAAATGATCGTGATGGCATCCCACATGCAAGAGCAGGAAGTAGGCGATGGCACAAACTTTGTGCTTGTGTTTGCTGGTGCTCTGCTGGATCTTGCAGAAGAGCTGCTGAGGATGGGCCTGTCTGTTTCAGAG GTGATTGAGGGCTACGAGATGGCATGTAAGAAAGCTCTGGAGATTCTGCCCGATTGCGTCTGTTCGTCTGCGAAGAACCTGCACGATCTGGATGAGGCCACAGCCATGATCCGCTCAGCTGTCATGAGCAAACAGTACGGCAATGAGGACTTCCTGGCCAACCTTATCGCGCAGGCCTGTG tCTCTATCTTCCCTGAGTCTGGCAATTTCAATGTCGATAATGTCAGAGTGTGCAAAATATTG GGCTGTGGATTGAACTCTTCTACGATGCTTCATGGGATGGTATTTAAGAAAGAGACAGAAGGGGACATCACATCTGTGAAAGACGCAAAGATAGCAGTGTTCTCCTGTCCATTTGACTGCATGGTTACTGAAACAAAG GGAACAGTACTTATAAAGAATGCAGAGGAGCTCATGAATTTCAGTAAAGGAGAAGAGGACCTGATGGAAGCCCAGGTGAAGTCTATTGCTGATTCAGGGGCCAATGTGGTTGTGACTGGAGGCAAAGTTGCTGATATGGCTCTTCATTATGCCAACAAGTACAAGCTCATGGTGGTGAG ACTGAATTCAAAATGGGACCTCAGAAGACTATGCAAAACTGTGGGAGCCACAGCATTGCCCAGACTG ACTCCCCCGACCCCAGAAGAGATGGGACACTGTGACAGTGTATACCTGTCCGAGGTTGGAGATACACAGGTTGTTGTCTTCAAACATG ATAAAGAGGATGGCGCCATCTCTACTTTAGTAATCCGCGGGTCCACAGACAACCTGATGGATGATATTGAGCGTGCCATCGATGATGGAGTTAACACCTTCAAAGTCCTTGTCAGG GATGCACGTCTTTGTCCGGGTGCCGGTGCCACTGAAATTGAGCTGGCAAAACACATCACCTCCTATGGAGAA ACTTGCCCAGGCCTGGAGCAGTACTCCATCAAGAAGTTCGCAGAGGCGTTTGAAGCACTGCCCCGTGCCCTGGCAGAAAACTCTGGCGTCAGGGGAAACGAGCTGATCTCGAAACTGTACGCCGCACACCACGAGGGCAACAAGAACTGTGGCTTTGATATTGAG gGAGAGGGGCCTGCAGTGAAAGACATGATGGAGGCTGGTATCCTCGAACCATATCTGGTCAAGCACTGGGGAATCAAATTGGCCACAAACGCAGCCATCACCGTCCTCCGTGTGGATCAG ATTATAATGGCCAAGCCAGCTGGTGGACCCAAAGCTCCACAAGGAAAGAAGGACTGGGATGAGGATGAATGA
- the cct8 gene encoding T-complex protein 1 subunit theta isoform X1, with amino-acid sequence MALHVPKAPGFAQMLKDGAKHYSGLEEAVFRNIQACKELAQTTRTAYGPNGMNKMVINHLEKLFVTNDAATILRELEVQHPAAKMIVMASHMQEQEVGDGTNFVLVFAGALLDLAEELLRMGLSVSEVIEGYEMACKKALEILPDCVCSSAKNLHDLDEATAMIRSAVMSKQYGNEDFLANLIAQACVSIFPESGNFNVDNVRVCKILGCGLNSSTMLHGMVFKKETEGDITSVKDAKIAVFSCPFDCMVTETKGTVLIKNAEELMNFSKGEEDLMEAQVKSIADSGANVVVTGGKVADMALHYANKYKLMVVRLNSKWDLRRLCKTVGATALPRLTPPTPEEMGHCDSVYLSEVGDTQVVVFKHDKEDGAISTLVIRGSTDNLMDDIERAIDDGVNTFKVLVRDARLCPGAGATEIELAKHITSYGETCPGLEQYSIKKFAEAFEALPRALAENSGVRGNELISKLYAAHHEGNKNCGFDIEGEGPAVKDMMEAGILEPYLVKHWGIKLATNAAITVLRVDQIIMAKPAGGPKAPKQQGHWDKDSWDEEPDKFDTHH; translated from the exons ATGGCTCTTCACGTCCCCAAAGCCCCGGGCTTTGCTCAGATGTTAAAGGATGGTGCGAAG CACTATTCGGGTCTTGAGGAGGCTGTTTTCAGGAACATCCAGGCATGCAAGGAACTGGCACAGACCACAAGAACAGCATATGGACCCAATG GTATGAACAAAATGGTCATCAACCACTTGGAGAAACTCTTTGTCACAAATGATGCTGCCACCATTCTCAGAGAGCTGGAG GTTCAGCACCCAGCAGCCAAAATGATCGTGATGGCATCCCACATGCAAGAGCAGGAAGTAGGCGATGGCACAAACTTTGTGCTTGTGTTTGCTGGTGCTCTGCTGGATCTTGCAGAAGAGCTGCTGAGGATGGGCCTGTCTGTTTCAGAG GTGATTGAGGGCTACGAGATGGCATGTAAGAAAGCTCTGGAGATTCTGCCCGATTGCGTCTGTTCGTCTGCGAAGAACCTGCACGATCTGGATGAGGCCACAGCCATGATCCGCTCAGCTGTCATGAGCAAACAGTACGGCAATGAGGACTTCCTGGCCAACCTTATCGCGCAGGCCTGTG tCTCTATCTTCCCTGAGTCTGGCAATTTCAATGTCGATAATGTCAGAGTGTGCAAAATATTG GGCTGTGGATTGAACTCTTCTACGATGCTTCATGGGATGGTATTTAAGAAAGAGACAGAAGGGGACATCACATCTGTGAAAGACGCAAAGATAGCAGTGTTCTCCTGTCCATTTGACTGCATGGTTACTGAAACAAAG GGAACAGTACTTATAAAGAATGCAGAGGAGCTCATGAATTTCAGTAAAGGAGAAGAGGACCTGATGGAAGCCCAGGTGAAGTCTATTGCTGATTCAGGGGCCAATGTGGTTGTGACTGGAGGCAAAGTTGCTGATATGGCTCTTCATTATGCCAACAAGTACAAGCTCATGGTGGTGAG ACTGAATTCAAAATGGGACCTCAGAAGACTATGCAAAACTGTGGGAGCCACAGCATTGCCCAGACTG ACTCCCCCGACCCCAGAAGAGATGGGACACTGTGACAGTGTATACCTGTCCGAGGTTGGAGATACACAGGTTGTTGTCTTCAAACATG ATAAAGAGGATGGCGCCATCTCTACTTTAGTAATCCGCGGGTCCACAGACAACCTGATGGATGATATTGAGCGTGCCATCGATGATGGAGTTAACACCTTCAAAGTCCTTGTCAGG GATGCACGTCTTTGTCCGGGTGCCGGTGCCACTGAAATTGAGCTGGCAAAACACATCACCTCCTATGGAGAA ACTTGCCCAGGCCTGGAGCAGTACTCCATCAAGAAGTTCGCAGAGGCGTTTGAAGCACTGCCCCGTGCCCTGGCAGAAAACTCTGGCGTCAGGGGAAACGAGCTGATCTCGAAACTGTACGCCGCACACCACGAGGGCAACAAGAACTGTGGCTTTGATATTGAG gGAGAGGGGCCTGCAGTGAAAGACATGATGGAGGCTGGTATCCTCGAACCATATCTGGTCAAGCACTGGGGAATCAAATTGGCCACAAACGCAGCCATCACCGTCCTCCGTGTGGATCAG ATCATTATGGCAAAGCCAGCAGGGGGACCCAAAGCCCCCAAACAGCAAGGACACTGGGACAAAGACAGTTGGGACGAAGAGCCAGACAAATTTGATACACATCATTGA